The genomic stretch GGTTGGAAAGACGTTCCACGAAGTTTACCAAAGCTGGGATGAGGCCGGCGTTGTTGCCTGAGCTTGAAGCGTAAGCGAAGGCGTTGATAAGCTggaatttattgaaacattagACAAATATTACGTAGGTAACCTAAGAGagacatattttgtttttagtaaacattttttaaaaaacattttttttttgataatttgtaatattacaatacctttatgtttatattaaaagaaaagaaaaaaaattagaaaacatGCTTTCCTACAACACAAGAACCTTTCAATTAcattaacttaaataataatatgcatgGCAATCGGCAAAGACTCAGGTATACTGTCAGACTTCAATACCCGAACAGCACTGAATTCTATcgaattgtatgtatatacaatgtatattaaaCTGACAACCTTCTTCGCTTATGAGATTTTGACCAAAATCCCTTACAGCTGTATTAAATGTCACGAAAACTCACTCCAGCAGCTTCACAGGAGTCCCCAGGGATGCCATTAGCGAGTTCTCCCAGAGCAGCAACAGCCTGGATGAGGGCTGATGACTGGCTGACAGAGTCAGCGCTGTTGCCAAGGTCAGCAAGGATCTGGATCAACATTTGAGCGTAGAGAGGCATGTCAGCGCCATCTAGGTACTCGAAGGGTCCGGTGATGACATAACTGTGTTGGAAATgagagaaattattattatattgttattctaGCGTCGCACGCATTAATTCGGAGCAGTTTAAAAgctattttcatacatataaaccttcttcttgaatcaaactatctataaaaaaaaaaccccatcaaaattcaTCGCGtagtaaagatttaagcatacatagggacagaaaaagcgactttgttttatactatgtagtgattgttattattaattacattacaatagATATAAGCCGATGCCgaactattaaattaattttataatcattaaatatgtatgtatctcaTCAGTATCTTTTGGGTAGAAAAAATCTCGAATTTGGTGAACACTCACCTTGGTacatctaaaaaataaataaaacatatatgttGAAATAAGGAAGACAAACAGAAAAAGCTAATaaagcatataaaaatttattggttCATTAAATTcttctgtattttattatgtatatacacaGGTAATTGCGGCCGAAAAGCTCTGCggtctatatattattaggcATATTCAAAAACGTTTATTTCTAAAACACATGTTAGCATGAAAATCGCTGAAAACCCACGTGACCCCGCTCTTCTCGATGCTTCGATTTCTGCaataataaacactttttaagTCACCTGTTAACAGCGTTTCCATTGTCGGGTGCGGAGGACAGTTCGTTGGTGGAGTAGAAAGTTACTCCAGCTATGGAAGGGGCGGCGAATGCGCTCTGAAACCAGTTAAAATGATTGATTTGAAGCTTAGGTTTTAATTGTACTAGATCAACCCATCTCCACCCaggtaatgttatatttatagttttatcagATTTTAATCATCTTTTATCCTTCTCCAAGCGGAGACCTATCCAACGaactcaaaattattaaaatccagccagccgttcttgagttacaAGTGGTAAAACCTCCttttatacctacttatataaatatatatgagatCAAATAAAAGCTCATATATTAGGTAATCATCATTAGCTTTTGTGGACACTTTGTAATATCGATATAGACCTGGATATAACGCATAATATGCACCCTGTATAAAAACGCGTTAGATTTGCTCAAAActcagaatttttttaatattttttgcatatattttgtCCGGAATATTACATCCAGACATGGATTTTGTGGAATGCTATAACCATTTGAGATCGTAACAATTccttttagtaataaatatactattgcAATTAATATTGAAGCTGTTATTAAAccagtttataattaaaacatgctataatactatacttagtctggccataaatactgttacacttaattataaaaaaatattacatttgaatttcgaatctNNNNNNNNNNNNNNNNNNNNNNNNNNNNNNNNNNNNNNNNNNNNNNNNNNNNNNNNNNNNNNNNNNNNNNNNNNNNNNNNNNNNNNNNNNNNNNNNNNNNNNNNNNNNNNNNNNNNNNNNNNNNNNNNNNNNNNNNNNNNNNNNNNNNNNNNNNNNNNNNNNNNNNNNNNNNNNNNNNNNNNNNNNNNNNNNNNNNNNNNNNNNNNNNNNNNNNNNNNNNNNNNNNNNNNNNNNNNNNNNNNNNNNNNNNNNNNNNNNNNNNNNNNNNNNNNNNNNNNNNNNNNNNNNNNNNNNNNNNNNNNNNNNNNNNNNNNNNNNNNNNNNNNNNNNNNNNNNNNNNNNNNNNNNNNNNNNNNNNNNNNNNNNNNNNNNNNNNNNNNNNNNNNNNNNNNNNNNNNNNNNNNNNNNNNNNNNNNNNNNNNNNNNNNNNNNNNNNNNNNNNNNNNNNNNNNNNNNNNNNNNNNNNNNNNNNNNNNNNNNNNNNNNNNNNNNNNNNNNNNNNNNNNNNNNNNNNNNNNNNNNNNNNNNNNNNNNNNNNNNNNNNNNNNNNNNNNNNNNNNNNNNNNNNNNNNNNNNNNNNNNNNNNNNNNNNNNNNNNNNNNNNNNNNNNNNNNNNNNNNNNNNNNNNNNNNNNNNNNNNNNNNNNNNNNNNNNNNNNNNNNNNNNNNNNNNNNNNNNNNNNNNNNNNNNNNNNNNNNNNNNNNNNNNNNNNNNNNNNNNNNNNNNNNNNNNNNNNNNNNNNNNNNNNNNNNNNNNNNNNNNNNNNNNNNNNNNNNNNNNNNNNNNNNNNNNNNNNNNNNNNNNNNNNNNNNNNNNNNNNNNNNNNNNNNNNNNNNNNNNNNNNNNNNNNNNNNNNNNNNNNNNNNNNNNNNNNNNNNNNNNNNNNNNNNNNNNNNNNNNNNNNNNNNNNNNNNNNNNNNNNNNNNNNNNNNNNNNNNNNNNNNNNNNNNNNNNNNNNNNNNNNNNNNNNNNNNNNNNNNNNNNNNNNNNNNNNNNNNNNtaataaatgttatttgcagttaacaattttcttttttctttattacaatatttatggcaagactaggtatatgcTATAACatgctataaaacatattattgcaAACATGCgctattaaaaatcaaatttatttccacCAACGTCCTCGTACACCTAAACTTGTCAGTATAATTTGCCTCTGAATAAACCATCGAATCACGAATCCCAGATCTGCAGTTAACAGCACCGAATAATAATGCCTCCTCCAAAATACCAATATGCACTCGATACCATCATTACAGATGATTGACGCGTAATACGATGGGCCAATGCAATCTGCTCAGCGTGCGTTATTGTTGTGATAATCCATTGTTTTGGGGTATTGTCTAGTATTCTACGTATCGCAGTATGGAATTATGGTTGTCAGTCATAATAATTGTGCAATAAAACGTTGATcatatgctttttataaaGACGCTATTTATTGCTAGTATTCAATGGGTAGACTCCATATAGAATTACTTCGTTTGGTAAGCGGCAACAGCAACAAGGTtagggccgctgcaaatgTATTGTCTGCTTTTTTGAGGAGAGGGTTGTCTTTGGGAATGAAGGAATAACTGGgaagaaaggactgggaatgATGTGGAATAGGATACGAGCCTgcggctcccccacttaccAAACGAAACAAGGAATTCAGATAAAATCAgttcaaataacataaattttgttttcctACTATAACtttgaaatgcatttttaaaatcactcAACAATCTTGCAAAAAATATGTCTTCTATGCGATAAAATGTAGCCATTAGGTaagatttcattcaattcaatcaaaaacaaaataaacattcatttatatcatTCCCCGCtaacaaaaagaataaattatcatttattcgCAGAAGAGTAATTTAATAGGCTAATGGCTCTCATAGAAATGCTaggaaatattatacttaatacaggaatgaaataattgtagaGTCCTTTAATACTCGAACAACAAAGGAAATCTGAAGGCTTGTGTAGGTGGAAAACTAGGTACTAAGGTAACCATGGTTACCTCAGATGCCGGATAACTTTTAGAGCGTTTAACTTTTTTACAGTCttcaaaaattcaaatgtgGCTATCCAATGATATGAAGTTGTTTcccaaaattttaataatgtgctttaggttacaaaatttatttaaacatcattAAATATGACGCAgttaaaatctatatacatatgcagaaaatacacattttcattaaataacacCTATACAGTGGCTATAAACCatcatcatattttaatgaaatttattttattactcataggaattttattagaataaaggTAACATTATAGCCGATTACAACTCAACTCAAGGAATATTGAGTATATAAAACCTCGTACATATAAAtcagaaaaacaaattaaaagaaaataacactTCGTAAAGCACCACACTATCACTACTATGTGATAAAATACTacacataattaaaacaatatataaaatccataaaaacacacaaaacacATATACTtcacaacataaaaatatctcaagATTCTCCCAAAACTTACCAACCCTAACTCCCATCGTCACCAAGCTGGGCCGTCATACGCAGACTGATTTCAATACAGCTTGCTTCCCGAGGGGCGACAAACGTATTTTCATGTAAATGTAATGTCGGTAACACGCTAATACGAATTAGCTATGTTGGTATTCATCGCTGATTTACATACTCTATAAGCGTAAGGTTTGAGCGAATGTTCGCGCAAATTGGAAAGACGTATGGTGCGAAACATTTTATGCTATTGACGCTTCATCATGTAAACGTTACTAagacatatttataacaacagCGTAAATGATAACCCAACTAAAAGCTAATTaggtacattaatttaaaataaatagaaaatatcataCCTGCGCGGCGAGCAGTAATAACACGAAAGGCAGCATTTTGCTGGTCTAAAATCGACCAAACGGTATATACTATACACAAATCTAAACAATCCCACCCCTATTTATACTTACGCAATAATACTTGACAAATTAATCACATTTGTCCAAATAAAAACTGCAAATATCTCAACAAATTTGAACCAGAGTCGATTTCTATCGTGTAGAATTTACGGTTGAAAATTGAATAGCTGTTATGGAATGAATTGAGCTTATAAAGTTGTAactgtgtatttaaataactttaaacaaAAGGATTAATTGATTTGTTTCAAATGTTCAATTGTATTGCATGTGAATGgatattgattaaaatcaataatatatattgcgCGTCATACattgtgtaaatattgtaaatgttatatttaatgactCTTTGGCTCCTACAATGTGATAAGCCTAAAACAATAGTGGAAACATTAAAGAGCAATTATTGTTCTTTGAGGTCAAATCATCAGTTCGAACGTAATCTGCTCTGGTCATAAGTTAATCCTAAAACTACGGGTGTTGTGCGCTGCTAGCTTTTTCTATTTGAGGATATTTCGTATAATAGGATAATGAGAGTGATTTTATAGagatactagctgtgccccgctgcttcatccgcgtaagtccgtatcccgtaggaatatcgggataataagttgccaatatgttattccagttgtccagctgtctacgtaccaaatttcattgaaatcggttcagtaatttttgcgtaaaagagcaacaaacacatacacatccttacagactttcgcatttataatattagtaggactcaAAAGCGCTTCTTAATGAAGTCCAGTTAAACTATTGTTTACATTCGtacatgtacatataaacattgtaCATAGACACATGTGTTCTGTATTACTGCAGTCTTAGTGAAGTTCAGACACGTGGTAATTCACCCTTCACCATTTCCTAGCCAGAGCTAAGGGAAAATATTGGCCTTTTTAGTTcgtaaaatagtttataacatTGGCTATATTGAGAGTTCATATTGTAAAATGccataatgaattatatttataatccaaAGCaaagttcataaaatatgCCTCAGCTGAATAGGTATCTCCTAAATAGCAAAACAAGTATCATAAGCAAGATTCCGTGTAATGTATTGTAGCTTTATTTTCCCGAACTAGCCAGTAAACACGTGTTTGTTCCAAGGAAACAATTCCCGGGGGCTTCTAATCCTTCGGAGATTTATGTTACATCTGTATTTTGTATACTACCGAGTTTTACTAAAGGCTTACAGAGTCAAATACACACAAGGAGATGGCGCAAAGTTAAAGACACGCGATTTATACGACGTTTTTAGAGAACAGACGAATGGGAATGCAGTTAAACCTTGGTACACTAGATAATGAATAGATATTGTGCAAGAAATTTGGTCCGCGTGAAATGGAAAATGtctaacaattttcttttataagtaTCATTATGTGTACAAAGAGTGGATTAAAATCTTGATGTATGTTAGCCGCCGATCTATGACAGCGTAGTTCTAtcaagtatattattatgttatctgtggttctATAAAGAAAACTGTTGTTCTTAATCTACATTTcagcttattttattttaaaagagcaactacagagtttcttgccggctcttctctgtaaaaactgctttccgaaccggtggtaaatattaagactgtgtaaaatgacgattcaagtctaattgaataaaaaaatgtttgagttttgagtttgagtcAAGATCATCAAGATGTAATTTGATCAATAATCTCACTAAGATAGAAAACATATAGTTGTAATTGCAAATGGATGAAAACGTGAAATACGTCACAATACCGTGACTCTTCGACATTTCTTACTTCCAacaaaaattactataaagaaatttatttcacaattaaagTAGCAGTCTTTAAGGCGAGTAAACGTTGCTAGTAAGAATGCTATTAAATCAtaccaaaattttaaaataattttgagtaTTAGCCCAAACAATGAATACAAATGAACAAAACACAAAGTTTTTCAGCAGCTGCACACTAATTAAAGACTAAATCGCTAAATAAAACTGGACCAAACTTAAAATTAGTACTGCACTAATTAaaacttcattaaaaaatttcctCTACAAAGAATAAAAGCCTTAGCTGGGTCCATGGCTTTTGTGCACCGGCCAACTTCAAGATAATCTAGCATTTCTAAGAATATCTTTGTATTTCaagagtttttatatttgaaagctcTCATTGTAAATTACCGATTGACAGAAAAGGTTTATTCACGGCGCTTATAGTCGACTGAAGTAATTATAACCAGTCGATACTGATTATTTCTTCAGTAATCACTCCAGAAGAAAAGTTCTTCTGTTTCAGGGAATTTTGAAAAGAAACCGTTAAGCTGATGTTGTTTTTAGGAAACTTTATCTAATTTTCTTCGGACAGTGTAATGCGTGAGCAATGGAGTTATGATGGTGAACATTTACTATACTTGTAGTGTATGTTGCGTTGTTTATTAAACTAGATTTCCTACCACGTTCTCCCCCATAGCCAAAGTTATTAAAGATCTTTTGCCtgaaatgaatgaatcaaAAAAGGATGCACAGTCCCGTATATACAGACTCATATTCTCTCTTCACgcttaaacataatttaagaCCCGAGATAGGCCGTAGccagtttttatcccggaattCTCAAACGGTACCTATCTCAGTAAAACCCTCGGACTCTATCCTTTTCTGTGacaacgcgggtgaaatcgcagGCATTAAACTAGTTCCAAATCTAAtctcatatatattttcaaacgtTAAATCTCCCCAAAAATAATCTCAAAATTCCAAagcaaaataattgaatacgccagaataaataactgaaaaacGAAAAGAAATGCCCTGTGGTGACAGATaagacttataaataatttattaacttctCCCCGACAGTTTTGTTACGCtctgcaattttatttaacgtcAAGATGAGAAATAATTCTGAAATGCTGGGTGCCAGCGATAAGCCAGCAGTCGCGGTAGATACGCTTACATAGATGTTATTACTTATaagttataagtatataaatgttataagatAACATTGGCTGCTGATAAACATTGGCCTGCTTGCAGTTAAATGAAAGAGTCGTCTAATTCCAATTTAAAACGATTATggattatattacaatttatattctgctagatttaaattatgtgtgAATGTTGTTTACGT from Zerene cesonia ecotype Mississippi chromosome 27, Zerene_cesonia_1.1, whole genome shotgun sequence encodes the following:
- the LOC119837253 gene encoding fibroin light chain-like, giving the protein MLPFVLLLLAAQSAFAAPSIAGVTFYSTNELSSAPDNGNAVNSYVITGPFEYLDGADMPLYAQMLIQILADLGNSADSVSQSSALIQAVAALGELANGIPGDSCEAAGLINAFAYASSSGNNAGLIPALVNFVERLSNHIDTISQLIVNPNAVRYSVGPRGSCLGGGRTYQFEETWDAIMNSASPAQSALLNEEYCVARRMYKAFNVRSNNLAAAITAANIPYVTQLSQLAAPQLSQFLRLVANGNNPTSAAAATKVSLLQGLSKIQY